The Pseudomonas benzenivorans region CCATGGACAGCATCGTCAAACAGTACCTGCAGCAGTTCGGCATAAGCGAAGCCACCCAGCAGTTCCTGGGCAAGCCCCAGAAGATGTTTATCGGCGGCGCCTGGGTCGAGGCCAGCGATGGCGGCAGCGCCGAGGTCATCGAGCCCTCGACCGAGGGGCTGCTGACCCGCATCCCCATGGGCACCAGCGAGGATCTGGACCGCGCCGTGGCGGCCGCCCGTGCGCAGTTCGACGGCGGCGCCTGGAGCCAACTCAAGCCGCTGGAGCGCGAGCGCCTGTTGCACCGCCTGGCCGATTTGATCGAGCAGAACGCCGTCGAACTGGCCGAGATCGAGTCGATCGACATGGGCAAGTCCGCCGCCCAGGCCCGCGACGTGGATATCCAGGGCACCATCGATACCTTCCGCTATTTCGCCGGCTGGGCCACCAAGCTGCACGGGCGCACCGTCGAGCCTTCGCTGCCGGGCAACTACCTGGCCTATACGCGCAAGGAGGCGGTGGGCGTGGTCGGTGTCATAGTGCCGTGGAACTTCCCGCTGCAGACCATGGCCTGGAAGCTCGGCGCGGCCCTGGCCACCGGCTGCACCCTGGTGGTCAAGCCGGCCGAGCTGACCTCGCTGTCGGCGCTGCGCTTCGCCGAACTGGTGCAGCAGGCGGGCATCCCCGACGGCGTGGTCAACATCGTCAGCGGGCGCGGTAGCCTGGTTGGCGCGGCGATGGCCAGTCATCCGGGCATCGACAAACTCAGCTTCACCGGATCGACGCCGGTCGGCTGCACGGTCGGCAAGTCGGCCATCGATCAGATGAAACGCCTGACCCTGGAGCTGGGCGGAAAATCTGCAGTCATAGTACTGGACGATGCCGACATCCCGGCCGCCGCCCAGGCGGTGGCCAACGGGGTGTTCTTCAACTCCGGCCAGGTGTGCGACGCCGGCACCCGCGCCTATATCCACCGCAGCATCTACGAGCAGTTCCTCGCCGAGCTGATCGCCTACACCCGCACCCTGAAGATCGCCCCGGGGCTGGATCCGGACTGCTTTATCGGCCCGCTGGTATCCAGGCAGCAGCAGCAGCGGGTGCTCGACTACATCGAGGTCGGCAAGGGCGAGGGCGCCGAGCTGATATACGGCGGCGAACCCGTCGCGGGCCCTGGCTACTTCGTGCAGCCGGCCATCTTCGCCCATTGCCGCAACGACATGCGCATCGTCCAGGAGGAGATCTTCGGCCCGGTGCTGGTCACCGCGCCGTTCGACGACGATGAGGAGGCGTTGCGCCTGGCCAACGATTCGCCCTTTGGCCTGGCCGCGGCGCTCTACTCCAACGACCTGGGCCGGGTGCACGGCCTGATTCCGCGGCTGCGCGCCGGCTCAGTGTACGTCAACGCCCACAGCACCATCGACCCGGCCATGCCGTTTGGCGGCTACAAGCAGTCCGGTTTCGGCAAGGACCTGGGCGCCGAGCAACTCGAGCACCTGTTGGAGACCAAGGCGGTGTGGATCACCCTGCCATGAACTGAGGAAGCAACAGACCACCGGCATGACGCCAGGCGTCATGCCGGGAACATCGGGTAGCCAATAACAAGAGCCATACGAGGTTATGTCCAGATGAACAGTCAAGCCGAAAGCCTGCGTGCGCAGGACCTGGAACGACGCATCCGCGTCTACGAGGAGATGGAACAAGCCAAGCACTGGCCGGGGGCGCTGAACGCCACCGACTACCTGGCAATCACCCTGATGACGCTGGTGCTGGTGGCCGGCTTCTACCTCTGGGGGTATTGAGCCATGGCCACGTCCAAGTCAGTCGATATCGGTCTCGAAGCCCAGCGCGGCGATACGCCGCTGCTGCCCACGGAACGCATGTGGGGCTTCTGGGAATTCAGCTACGCCAACTCGGCCCTGGCCATCGCCACCTGGGCCTTCCTCATCGGCGGCGCCACGGCGCTGTTCGTCGGCGTGCGCGAGGGCATCGCCGCCATCGTCATCGGCAACATCATCGGCGTGCTGCTGGCGACCTTCGCCACCTGCGTGCCCTGCGGCAAGTACGGCACCGAGCAGTTCACCTTCCTGCGCAGCATGTTCGGCAGCAACGGCAGCCGCCTGGTTTACGTGCTGGCGGTGGTGTTCCTGACCATGGGCTGGCTGGCGGTGCTGGGGCTGATGTTCGGCCGCTCCATCGACGGCCTGAGCGCCCTGTTGGGCGAACACGAGGCGCAGCCCACGGGCCTGCTGGTGCTGCTGTCGGGCTTCTTCGCCATCGCCCTGGCCGGCTTCGTGGTAGCCAAGGGGCCCACCTCGATCAAGTGGTTCAACACCCTGGTGGCCCCGGCCCTGGTGCTGATCATGGGCGCGATGCTCTACCTGATCCTCAGCGAGCGCAGCGTCGCCGAGCTGCTGGCGCTGCCGGCGCTGGATGCGCCGTTTGCCGACAAGCGGGTCAACTTCATGATCGCGGTGGAGGTGAACATGGCCGCGGGCCTGTCCTGGTGGCCCTATATCGGCAACCTGGCGCGCCTGAGCAAGAACCAGCGCACCGCCTTCTGGCCGAACATCATCGGCATCTTCGGCGCCGCGGTGCTCGGCGAGGTGGTCGGCCTGCTGGCGTCCGCCGCCCTGGGCGACAGCGACCCGACGGTGTGGATGACCCATATTGGCGGCCTGGTGTTCGGCGTCGTCGCCCTGGGCTTCATCGCCTTCGCCAACGTCACCAGCATGATCAACATCCTCTACACCTCGATAGTCGGCCTGCGCCAGCTGGCCGGGCAGAAGTTCCGCGAGATGAGCTGGGCGCTGCTGGTGGTGCTGTTCTGCGTGGCGCCGGCGGTCATCGTGTTCGTCGCCCCGGGTATCTACGACGGCTTCTTCATCTTCCTGGTGTGGACCTCGGCGCTGAACAGCGCGCTGGCCGGCATCGGCATCGCCGATTACTACTGCCTGCGCCGGCAGCGGATGAACCTGCGCCACCTCTATGGCCCCGAGGCGCGGTCGGCCTACCACTACTGGAACGGCTTCAACCCCATCGCGCTGCTGGCGCTGGCAGTCGGCTTCGTTTCCTACGTGCTGCTGTTCAACCCGCAGACCCTGGCCAACACCACGCTGTTCAGCTTCGTCTCCGCCTCGCTGCCGTCCTGCGTGCTGGCCGGCCTGGTGCACTACGGGCTGACCCGAACCTTCGCTACGCGGCTGGGCTGGGGCGCCTACGCGCCGGGCCACGGCAGCCGCAACAACCCCCTGAATCTCGAAGCACAGGGCCTGAGCCATGACTAAGCAATACGATTACATCATCATCGGTGCCGGCTCGGCCGGCTGTGTGCTGGCCAACCGCCTGAGCGAAGACCCCGCCACCTCGGTGCTGGTGCTGGAGTTCGGCGGCAGCGACCGCAGCGTGCTGATCCAGATGCCCAGCGCCTTCTCCATCCCGATGAACACCAAGAAGTACAACTGGCGCTACGAGACCGAGCCGGAGCCCTACCTAGACGGTCGGCGTATCCACTGCCCGCGGGGCAAGGTGCTCGGCGGCTCCTCGTCGATCAACGGCCTGGTCTACATCCGCGGCCACGCCTATGACTTCGACGAGTGGGAGGAGCTCGGCGCCCGCGGCTGGGGCTACCGCAACTGCCTGCCCTATTTCAAACGGGCCGAACACTACGAGGGCGGTGGCGATGCCTACCGCGGCGCTAGCGGACCCTTGCATACCGGCAACGGTAACCACATGCGCAATCCGCTGTACGGCGCCTGGGTCGAGGCCGGCGCCGAGGCCGGCTACATCAAGACCGACGACTGCAACGGCTATATGCAGGAAGGCTTCGGCGCCATGCACATGACCATCAAGGACGGCGTGCGCTGCTCCACCGCCAACGCCTACCTGCGTCCGGCCATGGACCGGCCGAACCTAACCGTGGTGACCCAGGCCATGACCCGGCGCATCATCCTCGACGGCAAGCGCGCGGTGGCCATCGAGTACGACCACGGCGGACGCACCCGGCAGGTCCGCTGCAAGCGCGAGATCCTCCTGGCAGGTGGGCCGATCGGCTCGCCGCACCTGCTGCAGCGCTCCGGCATCGGCCCGCGCGAGGTGCTTGACCAGGCCGGGGTGGCGCTGCAGCACGAGCTGCCCGGGGTCGGCGAGAACCTGCAGGACCACGCCGAGATCTACATCCAGTACGGCTGCAAGCAGCCGCTGACCCTCAACAGCAAGATGGACCCGCTGAGCAAGCTGATGATCGGCCTGCGCTGGCTGCTGTTCAGGGACGGCCTGGGCGCCACCAACCACTTCGAGGCCGGCGGCTTCATCCGCTCCGAGCAGGGCCTGCGTTGGCCGGATATCCAGTTCCACTTCCTCCCCGCGGCGATGCGCTACGACGGCAAGAAGCCGGTCAAAGGCCACGGCTTCATGGTGCTCACCGGGCCGAACAAGCCCAAGAGCCGCGGCTTCGTGCGGCTGCGCTCGGCCGACCCCTACGAGCACCCGCGCATCCAGTTCAACTACCTGGAGCGCGAGGAGGACCGCGAGGGCTTCCGCCGCTGCGTGCGTCTGACCCGCGAGATCATCGGCCAGCCGGCGATGGATGCCTTCCGCGACGGCGAGATCGCCCCGGGGCCGCAGGTCAACAGCGACGCCGAGATCGACGCCTTCGTGCGCGCCAACCTGGAGAGCACCTACCACCCCTGCGGCACCTGCCGCATGGGTGAGGACGAACTGGCGGTGGTCGACTCCGAGCTGCGCGTGCGCGGCCTCGAGGGACTGCGGGTGATCGACTCCTCGGTGTTCCCCACCGAGCCGAACGGCAACCTCAACGCGCCGACCATCATGCTCGCCGAACGCGCGTCCGACCTGCTGCGCGGGCGTGGCATGCTGCCGGCCTCGGAGGTGGAGGTGGGCCTGGCCGAACACTGGCAGACCCAGCAGCGCAGCAAGGCGCCGGTGCGGGATGTGCACGTCTAACCGGGGCATAGGGATATCTGGGTGAACCTAGACCCTCATCCCCTGCGCAGCAGCGAGCAGGGCCGCGCGCCAGTGCTGGGGAGGAGGGCCATGGTTCGATCCCTGGGGCCGCATTTTGTTACCCTGCTCGGCGCGCTATAGCGTCCGTGGGCACTGGGATGGGTCAGCCGCTCGGCTGAGTCTCGCTGGCGAGCGCCGCGCAACATGACCTGTACAGTCCAGTCGCCCATGGGAGGCCGATAAGTAGTGAAGTCCCCGGGTGGAATGCTGTTGGCCAGTATCGAACTGGACCGAACCAGTGCGGTACCGCTGTATCGCCAGTTGTATTTGCAGATCCGCCAGCAGATTCTCAGTGGCCGGCTGCAGGGAGGCATGCGCCTGCCCTCGACACGCACCCTGTGCGCCGAGCTGGGGCTGTCGCGGATCACCATTCTCAATTCCTTCGACCAACTGACCGCGGAAGGTTTTCTGCAGCCGCGTACGGGTGCCGGGACCTACGTCAGCGACGAGTGGGAGGGGCGTGCCGCCGCCAGCGAAGCGCCTCGCCAGCCGCCGCGTCTGTCGAGTCTGAGCCAGTCGGTGCTGTCCATGCGCAGCGACCATTTCGGCGGCGTCTCGTACGCGGCGTGGGAACCGGGCTGCCCTGTTTCCTTCCTGCCCAGCCATGCCGCCTACGATGCGTTCCCAATGCCGGTCTGGCGGCGCCTGATGAATCGCCACCTGCGCCAGCCGAGCAAGGAGATGCTGAGTTACGGCGAACTGAAAGGGCAGCAGGCGCTGCGTGAGGCCCTGGTCGAGTACGTCTATGACGCGCGCGGCATTGCCTGTACGGCGCAACAGGTGGTGATCGTTTCCGGGGCACAGCAGGCCTTCAACCTGCTGAGCATGCTGCTGCTCGATCCGCAGGATAGCGTGTGGATGGAGGACCCCGGTCATATCGCCGCGCGCATCAGTTTCCAGTCTCAGGGCTGCCGCATCGTGCCCTTGCGCATCGATGAACAGGGCCTGGATGTGCAGCAAGGCCTGCGCGAATGCCCCAAGGCGCGCCTGGCCTTCACCACGCCCTCGCGCCAGCACCCGCTCGGCACCACCATGAGCTATGCCCGACGGC contains the following coding sequences:
- a CDS encoding aldehyde dehydrogenase family protein, with protein sequence MDSIVKQYLQQFGISEATQQFLGKPQKMFIGGAWVEASDGGSAEVIEPSTEGLLTRIPMGTSEDLDRAVAAARAQFDGGAWSQLKPLERERLLHRLADLIEQNAVELAEIESIDMGKSAAQARDVDIQGTIDTFRYFAGWATKLHGRTVEPSLPGNYLAYTRKEAVGVVGVIVPWNFPLQTMAWKLGAALATGCTLVVKPAELTSLSALRFAELVQQAGIPDGVVNIVSGRGSLVGAAMASHPGIDKLSFTGSTPVGCTVGKSAIDQMKRLTLELGGKSAVIVLDDADIPAAAQAVANGVFFNSGQVCDAGTRAYIHRSIYEQFLAELIAYTRTLKIAPGLDPDCFIGPLVSRQQQQRVLDYIEVGKGEGAELIYGGEPVAGPGYFVQPAIFAHCRNDMRIVQEEIFGPVLVTAPFDDDEEALRLANDSPFGLAAALYSNDLGRVHGLIPRLRAGSVYVNAHSTIDPAMPFGGYKQSGFGKDLGAEQLEHLLETKAVWITLP
- the pdxR gene encoding MocR-like pyridoxine biosynthesis transcription factor PdxR — encoded protein: MKSPGGMLLASIELDRTSAVPLYRQLYLQIRQQILSGRLQGGMRLPSTRTLCAELGLSRITILNSFDQLTAEGFLQPRTGAGTYVSDEWEGRAAASEAPRQPPRLSSLSQSVLSMRSDHFGGVSYAAWEPGCPVSFLPSHAAYDAFPMPVWRRLMNRHLRQPSKEMLSYGELKGQQALREALVEYVYDARGIACTAQQVVIVSGAQQAFNLLSMLLLDPQDSVWMEDPGHIAARISFQSQGCRIVPLRIDEQGLDVQQGLRECPKARLAFTTPSRQHPLGTTMSYARRLELIEWAGREQSWIIEDDCDSEFRYQGRPQPALYAMDQGARVIYVGTFSKVLFPSLRLGYVILPEALVEPFCAVRAVMDRSPASLLQAVTADFMREGHFLGHVRRMRALYQRRQHCLLAALHRRLGGFLEVDAVDAGMHLIGWLAPELDDAAIASGLASQQIYTYALSDYCMRRYLRPGLLIGFAGTPEEQAEAKVEGLAQALIMMGHRF
- a CDS encoding purine-cytosine permease family protein; amino-acid sequence: MATSKSVDIGLEAQRGDTPLLPTERMWGFWEFSYANSALAIATWAFLIGGATALFVGVREGIAAIVIGNIIGVLLATFATCVPCGKYGTEQFTFLRSMFGSNGSRLVYVLAVVFLTMGWLAVLGLMFGRSIDGLSALLGEHEAQPTGLLVLLSGFFAIALAGFVVAKGPTSIKWFNTLVAPALVLIMGAMLYLILSERSVAELLALPALDAPFADKRVNFMIAVEVNMAAGLSWWPYIGNLARLSKNQRTAFWPNIIGIFGAAVLGEVVGLLASAALGDSDPTVWMTHIGGLVFGVVALGFIAFANVTSMINILYTSIVGLRQLAGQKFREMSWALLVVLFCVAPAVIVFVAPGIYDGFFIFLVWTSALNSALAGIGIADYYCLRRQRMNLRHLYGPEARSAYHYWNGFNPIALLALAVGFVSYVLLFNPQTLANTTLFSFVSASLPSCVLAGLVHYGLTRTFATRLGWGAYAPGHGSRNNPLNLEAQGLSHD
- the betA gene encoding choline dehydrogenase produces the protein MTKQYDYIIIGAGSAGCVLANRLSEDPATSVLVLEFGGSDRSVLIQMPSAFSIPMNTKKYNWRYETEPEPYLDGRRIHCPRGKVLGGSSSINGLVYIRGHAYDFDEWEELGARGWGYRNCLPYFKRAEHYEGGGDAYRGASGPLHTGNGNHMRNPLYGAWVEAGAEAGYIKTDDCNGYMQEGFGAMHMTIKDGVRCSTANAYLRPAMDRPNLTVVTQAMTRRIILDGKRAVAIEYDHGGRTRQVRCKREILLAGGPIGSPHLLQRSGIGPREVLDQAGVALQHELPGVGENLQDHAEIYIQYGCKQPLTLNSKMDPLSKLMIGLRWLLFRDGLGATNHFEAGGFIRSEQGLRWPDIQFHFLPAAMRYDGKKPVKGHGFMVLTGPNKPKSRGFVRLRSADPYEHPRIQFNYLEREEDREGFRRCVRLTREIIGQPAMDAFRDGEIAPGPQVNSDAEIDAFVRANLESTYHPCGTCRMGEDELAVVDSELRVRGLEGLRVIDSSVFPTEPNGNLNAPTIMLAERASDLLRGRGMLPASEVEVGLAEHWQTQQRSKAPVRDVHV